A genomic window from Chitinophagaceae bacterium includes:
- a CDS encoding response regulator transcription factor — translation MATTKATIMLVEDDMNLAYVTKDNLENKGYSVQHCTDGVSCFELFMKEKFDLCLLDVMLPKMDGIMLAEKIREKDKQVPIIFVTAKSMLEDKIAGFKVGGDDYITKPFSIDELLFKIEVFLKRSKVFVATDSTQQFFTIGKYTFDFANLTLKINGNESTLTLREAEVLRFLALHQNELVPRENLLKQIWGSDDYFLGRSLDVFISRLRKNLKDDSKVSIDNIHSVGFKLVVK, via the coding sequence ATGGCAACAACTAAAGCTACCATCATGCTGGTAGAAGATGATATGAATCTCGCCTATGTTACCAAGGACAACCTGGAGAACAAAGGCTATTCAGTGCAACACTGCACCGACGGTGTTTCCTGCTTCGAATTATTTATGAAGGAAAAGTTTGACCTCTGCCTGCTCGATGTGATGCTGCCAAAAATGGATGGTATTATGCTTGCGGAAAAAATCCGTGAAAAAGACAAACAGGTACCCATCATTTTTGTAACTGCCAAGTCGATGCTGGAAGATAAAATTGCAGGATTTAAAGTAGGTGGTGATGACTATATCACGAAGCCATTCAGCATTGATGAGTTACTGTTTAAGATTGAGGTTTTTCTAAAGCGAAGCAAAGTGTTTGTTGCAACCGATAGTACCCAGCAATTCTTCACAATAGGCAAGTACACATTCGATTTTGCAAATCTTACTCTTAAGATCAATGGTAATGAAAGCACGCTCACACTTCGTGAAGCTGAAGTGCTTCGCTTCCTGGCACTTCATCAGAATGAATTAGTCCCGCGTGAAAATCTGCTCAAACAAATCTGGGGATCCGATGATTATTTTTTGGGCAGAAGTCTCGATGTATTTATTTCCCGTCTAAGGAAAAATTTAAAAGACGATTCAAAAGTTTCCATTGATAATATTCACAGTGTAGGATTTAAGCTGGTGGTGAAATAG